Proteins found in one Oryza glaberrima chromosome 4, OglaRS2, whole genome shotgun sequence genomic segment:
- the LOC127770365 gene encoding uncharacterized protein LOC127770365 isoform X3: MAADSSMGFHQGITASMYNHHMLSFQSNSDLGDGAGAAAGMVMAPRSMNGTSSSAGLFVSPNTGVLGNASVAGPSRSSSGDAFSSTVAPKYKFVTGSPSDWNDRELNTLKEGLVRYAREPNIMKYIKIAAMLPNRTVRDVALRCWWATSKDRRKKPDGFYTGKKIRDMKDKMVASASMANFHLAPANTVTPFSISMQHTNQQCQVPKEEVPVVDSATQHLLEENNHLLNQIATNIGTFKTGENTDLFFRTNNNFKNILSRMSETLGIMGQMPQLPVQVNEDHLSSLLQLDRMVPSYGVTQTSHMKQEPRS, from the exons ATGGCCGCCGATTCCAGCATGGGATTCCATCAGGGGATCACGGCCTCGATGTACAACCATCACATGCTCTCCTTCCAATCTAACAGCGACTtgggcgatggcgccggcgctGCGGCCGGTATGGTGATGGCCCCGAGGAGCATGAACGGGACTAGTAGCAGCGCTGGGCTGTTCGTCTCTCCGAACACCGGTGTGCTGGGCAACGCATCGGTGGCCGGCCcgtcgaggagctcgtcggggGATGCGTTCAGTAGCACGGTGGCGCCCAAGTACAAGTTCGTCACTGGTTCGCCTTCAGATTGGAATGACCGTGAGCTGAACACACTGAAGGAAGGGCTTGTGAG ATATGCTCGCGAACCGAATATCATGAAGTACATAAAAATAGCAGCTATGCTACCCAACAGGACTGTCAGGGATGTTGCATTGCGGTGTTGGTGGGCTACA AGTAAAGATAGAAGGAAGAAACCTGATGGATTTTATACAGGGAAAAAGATAAGAGACATGAAG GACAAGATGGTTGCATCTGCCTCCATGGCTAATTTTCACCTGGCACCTGCAAACACTGTGACCCCTTTCTCAATATCGATGCAACATACAAATCAGCAATGTCAGGTTCCTAAGGAAG AAGTTCCTGTCGTGGATAGTGCAACACAGCATCTCCTGGAAGAAAACAATCATTTACTCAACCAAATCGCCACAAATATCGGAACATTCAAG ACGGGAGAGAACACGGATCTCTTTTTTCGGACAAACAAcaacttcaaaaatattttaagcag AATGAGCGAGACGCTTGGTATCATGGGCCAGATGCCCCAATTGCCAGTGCAAGTAAACGAAGACCATCTGAGTTCACTTCTTCAGCTGGACAGAATG GTTCCTTCGTATGGCGTAACGCAAACCTCTCATATGAAGCAAGAACCGCGAAGCTAG
- the LOC127770365 gene encoding uncharacterized protein LOC127770365 isoform X4 — protein MAADSSMGFHQGITASMYNHHMLSFQSNSDLGDGAGAAAGMVMAPRSMNGTSSSAGLFVSPNTGVLGNASVAGPSRSSSGDAFSSTVAPKYKFVTGSPSDWNDRELNTLKEGLVRYAREPNIMKYIKIAAMLPNRTVRDVALRCWWATSKDRRKKPDGFYTGKKIRDMKDKMVASASMANFHLAPANTVTPFSISMQHTNQQCQVPKEVPVVDSATQHLLEENNHLLNQIATNIGTFKTGENTDLFFRTNNNFKNILSRMSETLGIMGQMPQLPVQVNEDHLSSLLQLDRMVPSYGVTQTSHMKQEPRS, from the exons ATGGCCGCCGATTCCAGCATGGGATTCCATCAGGGGATCACGGCCTCGATGTACAACCATCACATGCTCTCCTTCCAATCTAACAGCGACTtgggcgatggcgccggcgctGCGGCCGGTATGGTGATGGCCCCGAGGAGCATGAACGGGACTAGTAGCAGCGCTGGGCTGTTCGTCTCTCCGAACACCGGTGTGCTGGGCAACGCATCGGTGGCCGGCCcgtcgaggagctcgtcggggGATGCGTTCAGTAGCACGGTGGCGCCCAAGTACAAGTTCGTCACTGGTTCGCCTTCAGATTGGAATGACCGTGAGCTGAACACACTGAAGGAAGGGCTTGTGAG ATATGCTCGCGAACCGAATATCATGAAGTACATAAAAATAGCAGCTATGCTACCCAACAGGACTGTCAGGGATGTTGCATTGCGGTGTTGGTGGGCTACA AGTAAAGATAGAAGGAAGAAACCTGATGGATTTTATACAGGGAAAAAGATAAGAGACATGAAG GACAAGATGGTTGCATCTGCCTCCATGGCTAATTTTCACCTGGCACCTGCAAACACTGTGACCCCTTTCTCAATATCGATGCAACATACAAATCAGCAATGTCAGGTTCCTAAGGAAG TTCCTGTCGTGGATAGTGCAACACAGCATCTCCTGGAAGAAAACAATCATTTACTCAACCAAATCGCCACAAATATCGGAACATTCAAG ACGGGAGAGAACACGGATCTCTTTTTTCGGACAAACAAcaacttcaaaaatattttaagcag AATGAGCGAGACGCTTGGTATCATGGGCCAGATGCCCCAATTGCCAGTGCAAGTAAACGAAGACCATCTGAGTTCACTTCTTCAGCTGGACAGAATG GTTCCTTCGTATGGCGTAACGCAAACCTCTCATATGAAGCAAGAACCGCGAAGCTAG
- the LOC127770365 gene encoding uncharacterized protein LOC127770365 isoform X2, with protein sequence MAADSSMGFHQGITASMYNHHMLSFQSNSDLGDGAGAAAGMVMAPRSMNGTSSSAGLFVSPNTGVLGNASVAGPSRSSSGDAFSSTVAPKYKFVTGSPSDWNDRELNTLKEGLVRYAREPNIMKYIKIAAMLPNRTVRDVALRCWWATSKDRRKKPDGFYTGKKIRDMKPIQDKMVASASMANFHLAPANTVTPFSISMQHTNQQCQVPKEVPVVDSATQHLLEENNHLLNQIATNIGTFKTGENTDLFFRTNNNFKNILSRMSETLGIMGQMPQLPVQVNEDHLSSLLQLDRMVPSYGVTQTSHMKQEPRS encoded by the exons ATGGCCGCCGATTCCAGCATGGGATTCCATCAGGGGATCACGGCCTCGATGTACAACCATCACATGCTCTCCTTCCAATCTAACAGCGACTtgggcgatggcgccggcgctGCGGCCGGTATGGTGATGGCCCCGAGGAGCATGAACGGGACTAGTAGCAGCGCTGGGCTGTTCGTCTCTCCGAACACCGGTGTGCTGGGCAACGCATCGGTGGCCGGCCcgtcgaggagctcgtcggggGATGCGTTCAGTAGCACGGTGGCGCCCAAGTACAAGTTCGTCACTGGTTCGCCTTCAGATTGGAATGACCGTGAGCTGAACACACTGAAGGAAGGGCTTGTGAG ATATGCTCGCGAACCGAATATCATGAAGTACATAAAAATAGCAGCTATGCTACCCAACAGGACTGTCAGGGATGTTGCATTGCGGTGTTGGTGGGCTACA AGTAAAGATAGAAGGAAGAAACCTGATGGATTTTATACAGGGAAAAAGATAAGAGACATGAAG CCAATCCAGGACAAGATGGTTGCATCTGCCTCCATGGCTAATTTTCACCTGGCACCTGCAAACACTGTGACCCCTTTCTCAATATCGATGCAACATACAAATCAGCAATGTCAGGTTCCTAAGGAAG TTCCTGTCGTGGATAGTGCAACACAGCATCTCCTGGAAGAAAACAATCATTTACTCAACCAAATCGCCACAAATATCGGAACATTCAAG ACGGGAGAGAACACGGATCTCTTTTTTCGGACAAACAAcaacttcaaaaatattttaagcag AATGAGCGAGACGCTTGGTATCATGGGCCAGATGCCCCAATTGCCAGTGCAAGTAAACGAAGACCATCTGAGTTCACTTCTTCAGCTGGACAGAATG GTTCCTTCGTATGGCGTAACGCAAACCTCTCATATGAAGCAAGAACCGCGAAGCTAG
- the LOC127770365 gene encoding uncharacterized protein LOC127770365 isoform X1 — protein MAADSSMGFHQGITASMYNHHMLSFQSNSDLGDGAGAAAGMVMAPRSMNGTSSSAGLFVSPNTGVLGNASVAGPSRSSSGDAFSSTVAPKYKFVTGSPSDWNDRELNTLKEGLVRYAREPNIMKYIKIAAMLPNRTVRDVALRCWWATSKDRRKKPDGFYTGKKIRDMKPIQDKMVASASMANFHLAPANTVTPFSISMQHTNQQCQVPKEEVPVVDSATQHLLEENNHLLNQIATNIGTFKTGENTDLFFRTNNNFKNILSRMSETLGIMGQMPQLPVQVNEDHLSSLLQLDRMVPSYGVTQTSHMKQEPRS, from the exons ATGGCCGCCGATTCCAGCATGGGATTCCATCAGGGGATCACGGCCTCGATGTACAACCATCACATGCTCTCCTTCCAATCTAACAGCGACTtgggcgatggcgccggcgctGCGGCCGGTATGGTGATGGCCCCGAGGAGCATGAACGGGACTAGTAGCAGCGCTGGGCTGTTCGTCTCTCCGAACACCGGTGTGCTGGGCAACGCATCGGTGGCCGGCCcgtcgaggagctcgtcggggGATGCGTTCAGTAGCACGGTGGCGCCCAAGTACAAGTTCGTCACTGGTTCGCCTTCAGATTGGAATGACCGTGAGCTGAACACACTGAAGGAAGGGCTTGTGAG ATATGCTCGCGAACCGAATATCATGAAGTACATAAAAATAGCAGCTATGCTACCCAACAGGACTGTCAGGGATGTTGCATTGCGGTGTTGGTGGGCTACA AGTAAAGATAGAAGGAAGAAACCTGATGGATTTTATACAGGGAAAAAGATAAGAGACATGAAG CCAATCCAGGACAAGATGGTTGCATCTGCCTCCATGGCTAATTTTCACCTGGCACCTGCAAACACTGTGACCCCTTTCTCAATATCGATGCAACATACAAATCAGCAATGTCAGGTTCCTAAGGAAG AAGTTCCTGTCGTGGATAGTGCAACACAGCATCTCCTGGAAGAAAACAATCATTTACTCAACCAAATCGCCACAAATATCGGAACATTCAAG ACGGGAGAGAACACGGATCTCTTTTTTCGGACAAACAAcaacttcaaaaatattttaagcag AATGAGCGAGACGCTTGGTATCATGGGCCAGATGCCCCAATTGCCAGTGCAAGTAAACGAAGACCATCTGAGTTCACTTCTTCAGCTGGACAGAATG GTTCCTTCGTATGGCGTAACGCAAACCTCTCATATGAAGCAAGAACCGCGAAGCTAG
- the LOC127770365 gene encoding uncharacterized protein LOC127770365 isoform X5 has product MAADSSMGFHQGITASMYNHHMLSFQSNSDLGDGAGAAAGMVMAPRSMNGTSSSAGLFVSPNTGVLGNASVAGPSRSSSGDAFSSTVAPKYKFVTGSPSDWNDRELNTLKEGLVRYAREPNIMKYIKIAAMLPNRTVRDVALRCWWATSKDRRKKPDGFYTGKKIRDMKPIQDKMVASASMANFHLAPANTVTPFSISMQHTNQQCQVPKEEVPVVDSATQHLLEENNHLLNQIATNIGTFKTGENTDLFFRTNNNFKNILSRMSETLGIMGQMPQLPVQVNEDHLSSLLQLDRMVRGDP; this is encoded by the exons ATGGCCGCCGATTCCAGCATGGGATTCCATCAGGGGATCACGGCCTCGATGTACAACCATCACATGCTCTCCTTCCAATCTAACAGCGACTtgggcgatggcgccggcgctGCGGCCGGTATGGTGATGGCCCCGAGGAGCATGAACGGGACTAGTAGCAGCGCTGGGCTGTTCGTCTCTCCGAACACCGGTGTGCTGGGCAACGCATCGGTGGCCGGCCcgtcgaggagctcgtcggggGATGCGTTCAGTAGCACGGTGGCGCCCAAGTACAAGTTCGTCACTGGTTCGCCTTCAGATTGGAATGACCGTGAGCTGAACACACTGAAGGAAGGGCTTGTGAG ATATGCTCGCGAACCGAATATCATGAAGTACATAAAAATAGCAGCTATGCTACCCAACAGGACTGTCAGGGATGTTGCATTGCGGTGTTGGTGGGCTACA AGTAAAGATAGAAGGAAGAAACCTGATGGATTTTATACAGGGAAAAAGATAAGAGACATGAAG CCAATCCAGGACAAGATGGTTGCATCTGCCTCCATGGCTAATTTTCACCTGGCACCTGCAAACACTGTGACCCCTTTCTCAATATCGATGCAACATACAAATCAGCAATGTCAGGTTCCTAAGGAAG AAGTTCCTGTCGTGGATAGTGCAACACAGCATCTCCTGGAAGAAAACAATCATTTACTCAACCAAATCGCCACAAATATCGGAACATTCAAG ACGGGAGAGAACACGGATCTCTTTTTTCGGACAAACAAcaacttcaaaaatattttaagcag AATGAGCGAGACGCTTGGTATCATGGGCCAGATGCCCCAATTGCCAGTGCAAGTAAACGAAGACCATCTGAGTTCACTTCTTCAGCTGGACAGAATGGTAAGAGGGGACCCGTAA